In one Cygnus atratus isolate AKBS03 ecotype Queensland, Australia chromosome 14, CAtr_DNAZoo_HiC_assembly, whole genome shotgun sequence genomic region, the following are encoded:
- the GEMIN5 gene encoding gem-associated protein 5: protein MAAAGRVLPASPNWYCSRCSDTSADGRFFGFAARHRICLLDVSSPAAPAFYGELIGHTDRVAAFAFCRHPAHGGLCASGSDDGSVQVWDADSLGPLGEHDLHQNAVSALHWSPLVKDLVVSGDEKGIIVCYWHSRSDSQQFFPEPRTIFCLTCSPHNENLVAVGYKDGMVIVIDISRKKEILHRLRGHDDEIHCLAWCPVPGEERLPAWQDELQGEGEVPNGELNQDTTAKKGCYLASGSKDQTIRIWSCTRGRSVMTLKLPPTKRRGGAIDPAVKERIWLTVHWPCGRSAEIVSSSFGGELLLWDLTQPGKRKWTLLGSSEGQNHSRIVFNLCSVKHQDKELIFSISMDRDVKCWDLSTLDCSWTMPSLGGFVYSLAFSPVDPGCLAIGVGDSMIRVWNTLSMSNIYDVKTFWQSIKSKVTALSWHPTKEGCLAFGTDDGKVGIFDTFSSSAKNKPPQISSTYHKKTVYTLAWGPPTPPLSSGEGEQPSVTLYSCAGEGIVFQHNPWKLSGEANDINKVIRDTNSIKHKLPARTEISWKPDGKLLALGNEDGSIEIFQAPSLKLLCTIQQHHKLINAIRWHHEHGSQPELSYLIASGSVNATIYVHNLKSVVENTSESPLTITEPFRTLSGHTAKITSLSWSPHHEGRLVSACYDGTAQVWDVMKEEPLCNYRGHQGRLLCVQWSPVDSDSVYTGADDFYVHKWYISKQEHTRPPQGKKSIELEKKRSIQPKVKAKKKKKPIGKSPAKQDLSDAVNGDESMKDVLLEENGVSDHEGEKEARETELPDKVSTAVSKDTSSSASEYPPFSLSKPFVTQKATPVKKDPPKEKPTFDASLKKKKPRSILPFTTSMDHRSKDELHQDCLRLATRLKTKDHNEDVSPDLGDRIHLGLFADRASLHNMIDVEGKYHLENGHPELFQQLMLWKGDMKGVLQAAAERGELTDQLVAISPMVGYQAWVWTVEAFAKQLCFQEQYVKAASHLLSIHKVYEAVELLKVNHFYREAIVIAKARLRPEDPILRDLYTSWAALLEKDGHYSMAAKCYLGASSPYDAVKVLAKKGDVTSLKAAAELALISGEEELSASLSFRCAQELLLSRNWVGAQEVLQQQKTLFGQRLVFCLNELLCKCLSERNPCNRKSPVPPCYHSWELNRDASFFDMVIEVWQKVLGMDTAEKATCAREQLCSIEHPPSTSNTHPKQVLFHISHDLTLAALSYQGAAWDEAVKSILGAVTRSYDAGNFTLMQEICSIFLPDGCENLRDKLDSTNSQSMAACRSLEGFVAYGLLYDLWWNPPKDSTISQKTGLDPVLCPSEQTALGQSSISGHSSPEDTPDQTATKMDENLNNTTEFQRFEPESDSRTSSVDLVDRQSKLNGCKVLLSEATAALQNTQRDIAEVQQILADMIHQHQQQRNNLQESTNGGIQEGNLPQSSENESDKPSSDKSQMNCKDEVKETITLPELTKRLLEAKQKLAEFPDSLKFFPFPDVLECCLVLLHVGSQCLPELREQALDLLRKHGTANVYEKAGRKFLT from the exons atggcggcggcgggccgggTGCTGCCCGCCTCGCCCAACTGGTACTGCAGCCGCTGCAGCGACACCAGCGCCGACGGCCGCTTCTTCGGCTTCGCCGCCAGGCACCGCATCTGCCTGCTGGATGTCAGCAGCCCCGCCGCGCCCGCCTTTTACG GCGAGCTGATCGGGCACACGGACAGGGTGGCCGCCTTCGCCTTCTGCCGGCACCCCGCGCACGGCGGCCTCTGCGCCAGCGGCTCCGACGACGGCAGCGTGCAGGTGTGGGACGCCGACAGCCTGGGCCCGCTGGGAGAGCACGACCTGCACCAG AATGCAGTTTCAGCGTTGCACTGGTCACCCCTTGTGAAGGATTTGGTTGTATCCGGTGATGAAAAAGGGATAATTGTTTGTTACTGGCATAGCAGAAGCGACAGCCAGCAATTCTTCCCAGAGCCTCGGACAATTTTTTGTCTCACTTGTTCTCCTCATAATGAAAACCTCGTGGCTGTTGg CTACAAGGATGGCATGGTGATTGTAATTGacatcagcaggaaaaaagaaattcttcatagGCTAAGAGGCCATGACGATGAAATACATTGCCTGGCCTGGTGCCCTGTGCCTGGTGAAGAAAGGTTACCTGCTTGGCAAGACGAACTCCAAG GAGAAGGTGAAGTTCCAAATGGGGAGCTGAATCAAGATACGACTGCAAAGAAAGGTTGTTACCTGGCTTCAGGAAGCAAAGATCAGACCATACGAATATGGAGCTGTACTAGAGGCAGAA GTGTTATGACTTTGAAGTTACCACCCACAAAGAGAAGAGGTGGAGCTATTGATCCTGCTGTCAAAGAGCGTATTTGGCTGACTGTTCACTGGCCTTGTGGTCGTTCCGCAGAAATTGTATCCAGCTCCTTTGG AGGAGAACTACTGCTCTGGGATTTGACCCAACCTGGAAAACGCAAGTGGACGCTTTTAGGATCTTCAGAAGGACAAAATCACTCCCGTATTGTGTTCAATCTGTGTTCCGTGAAGCATCAAGACAAAGagctgattttttccatttcaatggATAGAGAT GTGAAGTGCTGGGACCTATCAACTCTTGATTGTAGCTGGACAATGCCCTCGCTCGGGGGATTTGTCTATAGTCTTGCCTTCTCCCCGGTGGACCCAGGCTGCCTTGCCATCGGTGTAGGGGACAGCATGATCCGTGTCTGGAATACTTTGTCCATGAGCAATATCTATGACGTTAAAACCTTCTGGCAAAGCATAAAATCCAAAGTTACGGCA TTATCATGGCATCCAACTAAGGAAGGTTGCTTGGCTTTTGGAACAGATGATGGAAAAGTTGGCATATTTGACACCTTTTCCAGCAG TGCTAAGAACAAGCCACCTCAGATCTCCAGTACTTACCACAAGAAGACTGTGTACACACTAGCCTGGGGGCCTCCGACTCCTCCTCTGTCTTCTG GAGAAGGTGAACAACCCTCTGTAACTTTATATAGTTGTGCTGGAGAAGGTATTGTTTTTCAACACAACCCTTGGAAGCTTAGTGGGGAGGCAAATGACATCAACAAGGTCATCAGAGACACTAATTCAATCAAA CACAAACTGCCTGCACGTACAGAGATTAGCTGGAAACCAGATGGCAAACTCTTGGCTCTTGGTAACGAAGATGG GtcaattgaaatatttcaggctCCAAGCTTGAAGTTGCTCTGCACTATCCAGCAGCATCATAAACTGATTAACGCTATTCGATGGCATCACGAGCATGGGAGCCAGCCAGAGCTGAGTTACTTGATAGCTTCAGGCTCAGTCAATGCCACTATTTATGTGCATAATCTGAAGAGTGTCGTAG agaaCACTTCAGAAAGTCCTTTGACAATAACAGAACCTTTTCGAACTCTGTCGGGGCACACAGCTAAAATCACAAGTCTTTCTTGGAGTCCCCACCATGAGGGCAGATTGGTATCAGCTTGTTACGATGGCACTGCGCAG GTATGGGATGTTATGAAGGAAGAGCCACTCTGCAACTATCGAGGGCACCAAGGCAGGCTACTGTGTGTGCAGTGGTCACCAGTGGATTCGGATTCTGTTTATACTGGAGCTGATGACTTTTATGTTCACAAGTGGTACATCTCAAAGCAGGAACATACACGGCCTCCTCAGG GCAAAAAAAGTATAGaattagagaagaaaagaagtatCCAACCAAAAGTCAAAgccaagaagaagaaaaagcctaTAGGAAAGAGTCCCGCCAAACAGGATCTAAGTGATGCTGTGAATGGAGATGAGAGCATGAAGGATGTATTGCTAGAGGAAAATGGAGTGTCAGACcatgagggagaaaaagaagctcGGGAGACAGAGTTGCCTGATAAAGTTTCCACAGCCG TGTCCAAGGATACATCTTCATCTGCATCTGAATACCCTCCATTCAGTTTGTCAAAGCCTTTTGTTACCCAGAAAGCCACTCCTGTGAAAAAAGATCCACCTAAAGAGAAACCAA cttttgatgCCTctctgaagaagaagaaacctCGCTCTATTCTACCCTTCACCACATCCATGGATCACAGATCAAAAGATGAATTGCATCAGGACTGCTTGAGGCTGGCTACACGTCTGAAAACCAAAG ATCATAATGAAGATGTGTCCCCTGACCTCGGGGATCGTATCCACCTGGGGCTGTTCGCAGACAGAGCTTCTCTGCACAACATGATTGATGTGGAAG gaaaatatcacTTGGAGAATGGGCATCCCGAGCTCTTTCAGCAGCTCATGTTGTGGAAAGGAGATATGAAGGGTGTcctccaggcagctgctgagagGGGAGAGCTGACAGACCAGCTGGTAGCAATCTCGCCTATGG ttggATATCAGGCTTGGGTTTGGACAGTAGAAGCCTTTGCAAAGCAGCTGTGCTTTCAGGAGCAATATGTGAAAGCTGCCTCCCATCTCCTGTCCATCCATAAAGTATATGAGGCTGTTGAGCTCCTGAAAGTGAATCATTTTTACAG GGAAGCAATTGTAATTGCTAAGGCCAGGTTGCGTCCAGAAGATCCAATTCTGAGGGATCTCTACACAAGTTGGGCAGCTCTGTTAGAGAAAGATGGTCATTATTCCATGGCTGCCAAATG TTATTTGGGAGCTTCCTCACCCTATGATGCAGTTAAGGTGTTGGCAAAAAAGGGGGATGTGACATCCCTTAAAGCCGCTGCTGAGCTTGCTCTGATATCTGGAGAGGAGGAATTGTCGGCAAGTTTGTCTTTCAGATGTGCGCAAGAGCTGCTGTTATCCAGAAACTGGGTTGGAGCTCAGGAGGTCCTTCAACAACAGAAAACGTTATTT gGGCAAAGACTTGTTTTCTGCCTCAACGAACTGCTTTGCAAGTGCCTTAGTGAAAGAAATCCCTGTAACCGAAAGAGCCCTGTGCCTCCCTGTTACCACAGCTGGGAGCTGAACAGAGACGCCTCATTTTTTGACATGGTGATAGAAGTGTGGCAGAAGGTGTTGGGCATGGACACTGCTGAAAAAGCCACGTGTGCACGGGAGCAGCTATGCAGCATTGAGCATCCTCCTTCTACCAGCAACACCCACCCAAAGCAG GTGCTTTTCCATATCTCCCACGACCTGACCCTTGCAGCACTGAGCTATCAGGGTGCTGCTTGGGATGAAGCAGTGAAAAGTATTCTTGGTGCTGTGACCCGCAGTTACGATGCTGGCAATTTTACTTTGATGCAAGAGATTTGCAGTATCTTCCTTCCTGACG gCTGTGAGAACCTGAGAGACAAGCTGGACAGCACAAATTCTCAAAGCATGGCTGCTTGCAGAAGTTTAGAGGGCTTCGTGGCTTATGGACTGCTGTATGACCTGTGGTGGAACCCACCCAAAGATTCCACCATCTCGCAAAAGACTGGTTTGGATCCTGTGCTGTGTCCCAGTGAGCAGACAGCTCTTGGGCAGAGTTCCATTTCAGGTCACTCCTCTCCTGAAGATACTCCTGATCAAACGGCAACTAAGATGGATGAAAATCTCAACAATACAACTGAATTTCAGAGATTTGAGCCAGAAAGTGACTCGAGAACTAGCTCAGTAGATTTGGTGGACAGACAGTCAAAACTGAATGGCTGCAAAGTGCTTCTTTCAGAAGCGACTGCTGCTTTACAGAACACACAGAGAGATATAGCTGAGGTCCAGCAGATTTTAGCAGACATGATACaccagcatcagcagcagaggaacaaTCTCCAGGAAAGCACAAACGGAGGTATCCAGGAAGGCAACCTGCCGCAGAGTTCGGAGAATGAATCAGATAAACCAAGCTCTGACAAGAGCCAGATGAACTG TAAAGATGAAGTAAAGGAAACAATTACCCTCCCTGAGCTAACGAAGCGACTTCtagaagcaaagcagaaactaGCAGAATTTCCAGACAGTTTAAAG ttctttccatTCCCTGATGTGCTGGAGTGCTGCCTTGTACTCCTTCACGTTGGATCCCAGTGTCTTCCTGAACTACGTGAACAGGCGTTGGATCTCCTCAGGAAACACGGTACTGCTAACGTTTACGAGAAGGCTGGCAGGAAGTTCTTGACATGA
- the MRPL22 gene encoding 39S ribosomal protein L22, mitochondrial produces MPAPRLQSAAGKMAAGRALGAGGAWLRGLLGWARPERWLASSSVFPLSCIHTSACLQKLGKWEKKNRIVYPPQLPGEPRRPAEIYHCRRDIKYSKDKMWYLAKLIKGMSIDQALAQLEFNDKKGAKVIKEVLLEAQEMAVKNHNVEFKSNLHIAESLTGRGQYVKRIRYHGKGMFGIMKLVRCHYFVKLVEGPPPPPEPRKTGFDQAKEYVQQLRNRTLVHTL; encoded by the exons ATGCCCGCCCCTCGCCTGCAAAGCGCGGCCGGGAAGATGGCGGCGGGGAGGGCTCTGGGTGCCG GTGGCGCCTGGCTGCGTGGGCTCCTGGGCTGGGCGCGGCCGGAGAG GTGGTTAGCATCCAGTAGTGTTTTCCCTCTGTCATGCATCCACACAAGTGCATGTCTACAGAAACTTGGGAAGTGGGAGAAGAAGAACAGGATTGTTTACCCTCCGCAGCTGCCTGGAGAACCTCGCAGACCAGCC GAAATATATCACTGTCGGAGGGacataaaatacagcaaagataAGATGTGGTATCTGGCAAAACTG ATAAAAGGAATGTCCATTGATCAGGCTCTTGCTCAGTTGGAGTTTAATGATAAAAAGGGAGCAAAGGTGATCAAAGAG GTTTTGTTAGAAGCTCAAGAAATGGCAGTAAAAAATCACAATGTGGAATTCAAATCAAATTTACATATAG ctgagtCATTAACAGGCAGAGGCCAATATGTGAAACGGATCCGTTACCATGGTAAAGGCATGTTTGGCATCATGAAATTAGTCAGGTGCCACTACTTTGTGAAGCTGGTGGAaggtcctcctcctcctccagagcCACGAAAGACTGGTTTTGATCAAGCAAAAGAATATGTGCAACAGCTGCGAAATAGAACACTTGTTCATACGCTGTGA